From one Lotus japonicus ecotype B-129 chromosome 3, LjGifu_v1.2 genomic stretch:
- the LOC130747265 gene encoding exosome complex component RRP41-like yields the protein MAGKAGATPATYSPSPTTDKKKTSLIKEDWVRPDGRGFHQCRPAFFRTGAVNAASGSAYAEFGNTKVIVSVFGPRESKKAMLYSDVGRLNCNVSYTTFATPVRGQGSDHKDYSAMLDKALGGAIILESFPKTTVDVFALVLESGGSKLKFSYLVSYVIHHDIVF from the exons GTCTCCGACCACCGATAAGAAGAAAACTTCTCTCATCAAGGAAGATTGGGTCCGACCCGATGGCCGCGGCTTCCACCAGTGCAGACCTGCCT TTTTCAGGACTGGTGCTGTGAATGCTGCATCAGGATCTGCTTATGCTGAGTTTGGAAACACAAAAGTCATTGTATCTGT TTTTGGGCCGAGAGAAAGCAAGAAGGCCATGCTGTACAGTGATGTAGGGCGTCTGAATTGCAATGTCAGCTATACAACGTTTGCAACTCCAGTTCGTGGACAG GGTTCAGACCACAAAGATTACTCTGCGATGCTTGATAAAGCTTTGGGGGGTGCAATAATATTGGAATCTTTCCCCAAGACGACTGTGGATGTTTTTGCACTGGTGCTGGAATCTGGCGGAAGTAAGCTtaaattttcatatttggtttcaTATGTAATTCATCATGATATTGTTTTCTAG
- the LOC130747267 gene encoding pentatricopeptide repeat-containing protein At1g62670, mitochondrial-like, with protein sequence MFFVRLRSFHSFPNLSFLRNFHSHSQPHSFHNPGDAVSFFNRLLQMHPTPPIFEFGKVLTFLVKTEHYSTAISLSRQMESSGIAPNIVTLSILINCYCYLGQITSAFSVLANILKRGYQPDTTTLNTLIKGLCLHGKLHRALQFHDDVLAKGFLLDQVSYGTLINGLCKIGETRAALELLRQIQGRGIKPNVVMYSTIIDSLCKDKLVSHACNLFSEMLAKGISPNVVTYSALIYGFCIVGQLKQAIRLLDEMTMKNIDPNIYTYNILVDALGKEGKVREAKNMLAVMMKQGVKPNVVTYSSLMDGYCLVNEVSKAKYIFCEMAQRGETPDVHSYNIIINGLCKIKMVDEALNLLAEMDYKKVVPDTVTYNSLINGLCKTERVSHAWELMDEMHVKGQPANIITYNSLVDALCKSHHFDKAIALMKKIKDQGIQPNLCTYNILMDGLCKAGRLRNAQEIFQVLVTKGYHIDAVTYNVMISGLCKEGLFDEALALLSKMENEGCIPNAITFETIIHSLFEKGENDKAEKLLREMIARGLLEKI encoded by the coding sequence ATGTTCTTTGTAAGATTAAGGAGCTTTCACTCTTTTCCTAATCTCTCTTTTCTTCGTAActttcactctcactctcagcCCCATTCATTTCACAATCCTGGTGATGCTGTCTCCTTCTTCAATCGCTTACTCCAAATGCATCCTACCCCACCCATCTTCGAATTCGGCAAGGTTTTAACTTTCCTCGTCAAGACGGAGCATTACTCCACCGCTATATCCCTTTCTCGCCAAATGGAATCTAGTGGAATTGCGCCAAACATTGTTACTCTCAGCATTTTGATCAATTGCTACTGCTACCTAGGTCAAATTACTTCAGCCTTTTCTGTACTGGCCAACATTCTCAAGAGAGGTTATCAGCCTGATACCACCACTTTGAATACTCTCATCAAAGGTCTCTGTCTTCACGGCAAGCTCCACAGAGCTCTGCAATTTCATGATGACGTGCTGGCAAAGGGATTTCTGTTGGATCAAGTCAGTTACGGGACCTTGATCAATGGGCTATGTAAAATTGGGGAAACAAGAGCTGCTTTGGAGTTGCTTAGGCAGATTCAAGGGCGAGGGATTAAACCTAATGTGGTAATGTACAGCACCATCATTGATAGCCTGTGTAAAGATAAACTTGTAAGTCATGCTTGCAATTTATTTTCTGAAATGCTTGCCAAGGGAATATCTCCTAATGTTGTCACGTACAGTGCTTTAATATATGGCTTTTGCATTGTTGGTCAATTGAAACAAGCAATTCGTTTGTTAGATGAAATGACTATGAAAAACATCGACCCAAATATTTATACTTATAATATATTGGTCGATGCTTTAGGTAAGGAAGGGAAGGTGAGAGAAGCTAAGAACATGTTAGCTGTGATGATGAAACAGGGTGTGAAACCTAATGTTGTTACTTATAGTTCCTTGATGGATGGGTATTGCCTAGTTAATGAAGTAAGCAAGGCCAAATATATATTCTGCGAAATGGCTCAACGAGGAGAGACTCCAGATGTTCATAGCTACAATATCATAATCAATGGACTATGTAAGATTAAAATGGTTGATGAAGCCTTGAATCTCCTTGCAGAAATGGATTACAAAAAGGTTGTTCCTGATACAGTTACCTACAATTCTCTTATTAATGGTTTATGCAAAACAGAGAGAGTCTCTCATGCTTGGGAGCTCATGGATGAGATGCATGTTAAAGGTCAACCAGCTAATATAATCACTTATAATTCTTTAGTAGATGCATTATGCAAAAGCCATCACTTTGACAAGGCAATTGCATTAATGAAGAAAATCAAAGACCAGGGTATTCAGCCAAATTTATGCACATACAATATACTTATGGATGGACTATGCAAAGCTGGAAGACTTAGGAATGCGCAAGAGATTTTTCAGGTTCTTGTGACTAAAGGCTATCATATAGATGCCGTTACTTATAATGTTATGATCAGTGGGCTTTGTAAAGAAGGCTTGTTTGATGAAGCGTTGGCCTTACTGTCAAAAATGGAAAATGAGGGATGTATTCCAAATGCTATAACTTTTGAAACAATTATTCATTCACTCTTTGAAAAAGGTGAAAATGACAAGGCTGAGAAACTTCTTCGTGAAATGATTGCTAGAGGTCTACTGGAAAAAATTTAG